Part of the Vanessa atalanta chromosome 1, ilVanAtal1.2, whole genome shotgun sequence genome is shown below.
ctaaaatatttttaatatctctttatttattgctgattatttatgaactttatacttcaatattattataatttccatAGGTAATCCCCTGTTTCTGCAGCAATCGGGCAGAAATATTAAACCTGTTATAAAATGGAGACCACCTATGGATACTTGGAATTGGACCGAGACACCTCGTAACGAAGAACCATTTTTCAAGCCATCAAACTTCACACACAAACTACCTCCATCTGCTAATGAAACAGAACTGATTGCTCATATGGCAGCCTTAAAACGAAATTACTCCCGACTTTTATGGGATAGTGACAAAAGTTCAAATTTACCCCTCTTCGTAGATAAAGCATTaaaattgcttaatttaaaacaagtttACTATGAAGTCGAACATTCCGTTATGTCAAAAGTATCCTGTACTGCATGCAAAGCTGGCGCTGGGTTATTGCAGCATTACATGAGACTCGGTAAAAGCAAAgaagaaatcaataaaatgatatatcaaTTCTGTGTCTCATTAAATATTCAGTCTGCAAGAGTTTGTGAAGGAATCACGAGACTATTTGGGGTGAGTGGAAAATGATAATTGTGAAATTAAcgccattaaataattataatttgttaaactttttatactattcttgataatatttttctttaatgtagAGTGAAGTAGTTTACGTGTTAAAAAGAATCACAATCGGTCCGGACGAAATATGCAGTTTTGTTATTGGAGATGCTTGTGGTGACGTTTATAATCCCTATCACGAATGGGAGGTGGCCTTCCCTCCGGTCCCGAAGCCGGCAGTGCGTGCCCTCGAAGCACCAATTGAAAAGGCTCCAACCTTCAAAGTTCTGCAAATTTCTGATACTCACTTTGACCCATACTACGCTGAAGGTAATTTATTTGAAGTCTGTgtgaatataaaatgatttaatctataataacattatttatttgctaattTTTACTCCTAGGTGCCAACGCCGAATGCAATGAGCCTCTTTGCTGTCGTGCATCTAGCGGTCCCGCATTGACCCCGGGAGGTGGAGCAGGCCGTTGGGGCGACTACCGCAAGTGTGATACGCCTAAACGCACCATCGACCACATGTTAAAACATATAGCTGATACACATACCGTAAGCTAAACTTAATTACTACTTattctacttaaaataaaagttgaaaGTGTCCATCTaactaatatgttaatataaataaatgtcgatgattaataagtattatttagaaaaatataacgacgtcgttttaaaaagtttataagtttatttgaattataatatttatgtacttacgTAAGTTATTTCATCgttttgtaacataaaaatatacccaCTTTAGGACATAGACTACATATTATGGACCGGGGATCTACCACCTCACGATGTATGGAACCAAACGAAGGAAGAAAATCTTAAAGTTCTTCAAGAAACTGTTGCTCAAATGTCAGATATGTTCCCTGGTGTACCGATCTTTCCTGCCCTTGGTAATCACGAATCTTCACCGGTTAACAGGTATTTACATTattagaagtatattttttattttttatgttttaaataaaaatgtaactgttacaaaataaacttaaatttgttattaacacGATAATAACTTAAAGActttgttgtttgttgtttgtGTAATGTTGATAACAAACTTTTTAtatcgtaaaattatttattgaataaaataactaaaggtaaatgaatttataaacagTTCGTTATTATAGAAACATTATGAATCTGTAGATATAATTATACCTAGTAACTATTGTATCCGGTTtgaattttttacttattatttattacagtctTGAGgttaaatacaaagaaatacaACAGCTCTAGTATTTTTCCGTAGGCGTATTACTAATGTAGCTAAgtgtcggttttttttttacctatatGGCCCTATGTTGAGAACAAGGtatagagcttattccaccatgtaCCTATGCGGAACGGTGGATAGGTAGATGCACTTTTGGTAAAATTTCATTTGACTCATGCAGGTTCCTCACAAAGTTCGATGCCGAATTATATACCTAacataagcacatgaaaacctATACTCATAtactagccactgggccattatTAAAGTCATCTAtacattatttagtaattaattcgCTTTTTTGGAAAAAACTACTAACTCTGACTCGGGCAGCTACTGAGAAATCTCAACAGAAACactcaaaaactttttattggccCGACCTAGTACCCAAAAACGCTTAAAGTGCAACGAGGATGTCACTTAaccaatgataaaaatatatgtcatatgtctcgcattataaatacaatgtgaaaagaaataaaataaattaattgaaatcacAACTAGTCATCAAAACACagctattataattttaaaaagcccGCACATTTTTTAAGGCTacctttacaataataaataactacactgatgatatatatgaaaaattatacaaaatgcgGGTAGCGGTTTGTCATGAGTCAATTGATAGCAAAAGCCCTCATTTCGAGTAATTTTAGTAACTACGTTGTGAAGTAGGTGGGTTTCGTTTAAGTTCAATTGTGTACAATTGTGTGAAATTACTATTGTACTTTTCGAGCAAAAACCACtaacaatataaaagtataacatgtaataatctttaaaatcaagatttttttctGAGATGGTTTTCGAAGCCccaaaaacaaattgattaaaaaaataatcaatcttaATTCTATTTCCATTCTTGgtccatttatttattcaatcatattcttaattatttctAGATATATAGATAGCGAATAATTGTTTTCCAGTTTCCCTCCACCGTACATCTCGTCTTCAGAATCGAACATCGCGTGGTTGTATAATGAACTGGACGCACAGTGGCGGCGCTGGCTGCCCGCCGGCGTGTCCCACACCGTCCGTCGTGGAGCCTTCTACTCCGTGCTCGTCCGACCCGGCTTCCGCATTATATCGCTTAACATGAActattgcaataataaaaactggtaattattaaacaacaaaCAGAATAaagctgtaaatattttactgttacACAAAGGCAGCCACTGCGTGTTGGTGcatcaaatgttttaatttatgttgtcCGACGTAAGTTAATCATGATGATGATTCAaagtttaagaaaatttaaaacaatgaattatttCCAATCTTCGACGTACGCAAGGCGTAAACGCTCATTGTCTCTGACACAATAATTGAGtgacattttttgttttcaggTGGCTCTTACTAAACAGTACAGACCCGGCTACAGAATTGCAGtggtttatttatgaattacaaTCGGCTGAATTTAACGGTGAAAAGGTTCACATAATTGGCCACATCCCACCCGGACATTCCGATTGTCTTAAGGTGTGGAGCAGAAATTATTACGCTATAATTAATAGATATGAGTCAACAATAACCGCTCAGTTCTTTGGCCATACGCACTTCGATGAATTTGAAGTGTTTTACGATCCAAATGATTTAGGTGTGTATAATCTCGgagtaataaaatagttttgataGTTACATAATAAGTATACATTAATATGTTCTTTTATCACAGGGAGAGCAACGAGTATAGCTTATGTGGGACCTTCTGTATCACCATACTATGACTTAAACTTAggatatagaatatattatgtcgATGGTGATCACGATGCTACAACTAGagtgagtatttatttaaaatatattggattCAACAGCTGTCATTGATTACTTTCtaacaaatactttaattaaaaaacttaaacaataattgtcgtatttttatatttcagttagTAGTTGATCACGAAACCTGGATCATGAATTTAAAGGAAGCTAATCTATTTGGCTATCCAATATGGTATAAATTATACTCAACGCGGTCAGCCTACATGATGCCATCACTTCGCCCACAGGATTGGGACAAGTTTATAGACGACATGACTTCAAAAGAAGATGTATTTAACTTATATCACAAGTAAGAACACCTATCTATCTAGTATTTAGgttaatacttatatatgtatattgaggCTACCGGAAAGATTTGTGACGTAACTGAAATAATGAGAGGTgccttattttgatttttggcacgtgcatataatttaaaagtaaaatgcaTTTTGTACGTgttgtcattattatattatatttttatgttttagcgttactattatttacacaatacattacattgtattaattttacgtAGACTACTTCGTTTAATCTATCGTAGAGGGAATGTAAAGAAACAATTATTCATGTACAATATTTAAcgattataaatagattttttcaattattttattaggaaaCCTTAAAAAAAGCGAAACCAATCGAATGATCATAAATCTTTTATTCATGATAATTTTCATTGGATATTATTATTCTGATTTTTATGAGCTTACAACAGCATTACTTTGCCTTGAACGGCAAGTTACTAGCAAGTTCTGCGTTCATATCCCTGCTACATGCCTATCCCTGACCTGGTACTGATgtatttctgtaaaaaaattatcaggCTGGAATTTCGATGTATTTAAAGTGCGGAGCCTCaatctttaatgtttttacagTTAAATAGGTAtacaaacttattaaaaatcatatgtCCAGAAGacgaaaaaacaaaatatatatattttgaatattaggTATATGGTCATATCAAAAGTTGCCTTTGCTATCCAGACATTACTGGAAAAATAGTCCGCGTCGTGGGACATGCGACGGGGAATGTCGCAAGCGCCTCATCTGCGATGCGCGTTCCGGACGATCGCACGACCGGCGCGCACTGTGCGGACACATCGAAGCGCGCATCGATGGCGCCGCACCGACGCCGCAGACGTGGCGCGCCTGGCTCTACAATGGCCTGTCCGTCTCGTGAGTTGCTAACACTAACTCGCCAATTACATTCCTGTCATTCTATTTACTTTAATTCATCAGCTTTAACAAGCGGACAAAAAGAAAAACTGCGTCAGAGACATTGTCTTAcagtataattcaattttaaaatttgactcCCATCGCGTTCGAAGTTTCACTTCATAAACTTTAAATTCACATATCACCCGTCacttattgataaattttgtgaatatgttataagtaactattgcattttctttaataaaaatatttttgatattgaaaatgtttacctaaatagtatttatatctaCATCGCACGGATTTATTGGGaagttattgaattatattcagATTGTTcgcattaattttactttaaagaaTAATGCTTAACCTACGACTAATATTCCAGTTTCTCTTCGTTTCTGGATTTCTGCATGACCATTTACCGTACTCTGCTGATCACTCTCAGTTCGCTTCTTATGGTTTAGATCTGATGGTACTTTtagttataatatgaaaataaaacgctACGCTTATGATTGCTTTTAATATCCCTGCTATGTAATAACTCTTTTTATATCTCACAGACCTAGTGTACAGCAAGTTTAAAGGTGGTGGAAATATTTTAGATGCTGCTCGGACAAAGGTTGGTGGGTCgaggttttttataaaaatacataaacatctTGTCTTATAGCAAACTGGtgtaatacaataaacaaacgaACAATGCCTATAGCTTTTTCTTTTTGCttattacgttttaaaaacTTCTGTTGTACACAGGGCGAATATATAATAcgcatttatttgtattttaattacaagtaattCAAATACTGTCCAACCCTGGTTGtacaaatatctaataaatctaaaaaacacCAATGCTTATTTTGAATCTAGGGCACGGTAAGTTCCATGGCCACGACAAACCTACCAATTTTGGTGTTAGATGCTAGTATAATGATGCTTATTTGTTTGGTGATGGTTTTTTTGTGCACAAATTCGACTAATAGTTCTAGGGCTTATTTGaacataaatcttaaatataaattctattcatttcaatatttcatGTCGTATCGTAACTGTCCGTAATGTCCAACTTCGGAACTGGCCTATCAAATTATCCCAATGTCTGtgatattatctgtattttataaacttaataaaattaaccttttatttttatttattacagagtaTCGATGTTGATGCAAATACCACAAGTTGCTTATCAAATACCAAAGTTTGTAATGGGTCTCGgttgaaaattaagaaaataaaattttaaggctAAGTCTCCACGCCACTGGATTGTACTAGAACAAAGACTTTcaagtacatatttaattttataagaaaacaaaagttAGTCTAACTtaaccatataatatatttagtctgTAACTAGTTTGAAAACTAAAATGTCATCGATAAGATTCTGTAAATATCTTCTGtaaattgtgtaattatttgtttttctttaggAACTTTAtatcttcttaataaaaaatacaaatgaaacttttcttttatttttttttaaattaaaatatataagagagCTTCTTAagcaattcaaatttaattgcattcaaataaaattaaatgtcatgtacaaacattttaagcaattataattaaaaagagatacatttaagaaaaataatacaaaaattgagGCAACATCAGTGTTCATtatcaaatatgaatattattatattcagaataaattaaaatacccgATCAATTACTACAATAAAATTCGAATGTCCGAAATATGAGTGTCCGAACGTTACatcataaacttattttaaattgaaaatgctCGTGACAAACTTTAAAAACAAGTAAGCTGCTAATTTTAAGGtgcctttttaaatttactattggaataattaaaataagtttacatGAGCAACAGGTTCGGTAGAAGAGTTACATATCTATGTACATGAAATaagtctttaaaaattaaaatatttgaaattagacaggtAGACAAACGTTGcacatcaaaaaaaaatataataaatgcttttCACACTAAAGGCACTGACAATTCTCATGGCATCATAATTGGaatgaacaattaataaaatatattactacaaAATGTTTCTTTCGTGAtgtgtaaaattttatctatacaCGTTTTATCATCAAAAATAAGCCTTTACAccaagattaataattattttttcattatatgaaataagatatttaaaatctcactgataaaaaatatactacctAGGAAAAATTGGTCCTAATACGTTTGCAAAACTTTATATCTAGTTCAAAGTAGATAGCATCGAAAATGAAGATGCTAAACAAGAAGTCCCTATTATAGGCACCCCTAACTGTGAAtccaagtttttaatatttgaggAGCGAACGTCAACCGCCATCTTGAATAAAGCGTTTTCGCAAAATTTCTTAAACGTTAAATTCGCCAGACAAAAACTTACGGTTTCACATTAAGAGGGCACCAATAAATACATTCAGATTGAAAAACCGTGTGAGGATTTTTTGCTTCAAAAAATCTTGCCTGGACATAATCCCCTCcatcaaaaatattactaaataactacatctacttaaaataattacaattaaaaacattaaaactacttgtatttatttaaaactaaaacacttaaaaaatatatcattataaatttacaatgagAATCATGCAATCGAACCGGTTTCGTATGTATGATTATGAAATAAGAACTGAGAAGATAATGTgaggctgttactttttaagttttttgCGTCTTTGAATACCTTATAACATTGCCTTGAACaccttaacaatttaatttatatatttgtgtttcaagAAATTAATAGTTCAATGGAacatataattgtttaataattaataagaataggTAGATGTTAGCATATACTCATTGCATATGTAAAGtaattgagtttaaaaaaaaaattacaaatgtagtGAATGGTATGAACGAATTTAAAATGTCACATTGCCGAATGTTTTttgatattctttttatttttggttaataagtttttttttactgtattgtatttatatgatttaattttcgCTGTGCTGGTTAAGTATTGCCGTTTCAAGAACAGGTTTTGATCGTGATGAATATAAGTAACCAAGCTGGTTTCCCGCGCTACCGTTCTTAAAGCTTCAACGTCTACCAAAGTTGTTAAAATTTGGCGAAAATATCTTAAGATTCcaatcatatttataacatttacttaTATAGTGTCGAAGCGgaattttaatgacaattataattttaaaatgataattattcattttgtaGTTACATTGATAATAACTGATAAGATTGTAGGACTAGAAAAAATTAGGAGTATTGTCAATTTTTGttaacttttgtttaaaaacgagatttaatttattgtatactaattatttaagaaataatcttGACTATTAATGATATGATGTgataaaatcgaaataattactaaatctaTTCATTTATGGTTTGGATGAGTTCAGACATTAACTTATACTTagaaatttcttatttattacaaattctaATAAATGCAATAGCTGTGATGTCTCACTTAGTAGTACCTTTGTTAGTTCCTATGAGTAAGTTAAACATTTACAACTGTATCATGATCTTATAACAATCTAATACATTTGAGAATGTAAAAACCTAGATTATTTGAATATGCAAAAAGTATGGAAAttactgaaatattatatttaatatcacagTTGATGATTCtttgtacttattttaaacaattcttattgttaattaataaggtTCAGTTATAGTAAatttcagattaaaaaaaaaaacataaatgaaaaacCAAAATTCGAGATTAAAATACTAAGCTCTCATTCTTACTAATCATAACGCAGACAACCTAATTTAAGCaatttattgctataaaatatcAGTCTGAAACATTATTCTAACTTGAGTGCcatcaataaacataaaatttattcttaagCAATGCAATTTCATGCATTTTCAGACTCATTGTTAaactaaagaaataattttgacatttatcttttttttagtgTTACTTTACAATAGtaaacattattcatttataatgtaattatttgtattaatcatttttaacatgttactaatatgaattttattttaccaaaaagACTTCACT
Proteins encoded:
- the LOC125067161 gene encoding sphingomyelin phosphodiesterase isoform X1; translated protein: MSAILPYIHHLSSLISVMIIRIPWRLQIVIAFLITTISGNPLFLQQSGRNIKPVIKWRPPMDTWNWTETPRNEEPFFKPSNFTHKLPPSANETELIAHMAALKRNYSRLLWDSDKSSNLPLFVDKALKLLNLKQVYYEVEHSVMSKVSCTACKAGAGLLQHYMRLGKSKEEINKMIYQFCVSLNIQSARVCEGITRLFGSEVVYVLKRITIGPDEICSFVIGDACGDVYNPYHEWEVAFPPVPKPAVRALEAPIEKAPTFKVLQISDTHFDPYYAEGANAECNEPLCCRASSGPALTPGGGAGRWGDYRKCDTPKRTIDHMLKHIADTHTDIDYILWTGDLPPHDVWNQTKEENLKVLQETVAQMSDMFPGVPIFPALGNHESSPVNSFPPPYISSSESNIAWLYNELDAQWRRWLPAGVSHTVRRGAFYSVLVRPGFRIISLNMNYCNNKNWWLLLNSTDPATELQWFIYELQSAEFNGEKVHIIGHIPPGHSDCLKVWSRNYYAIINRYESTITAQFFGHTHFDEFEVFYDPNDLGRATSIAYVGPSVSPYYDLNLGYRIYYVDGDHDATTRLVVDHETWIMNLKEANLFGYPIWYKLYSTRSAYMMPSLRPQDWDKFIDDMTSKEDVFNLYHKHYWKNSPRRGTCDGECRKRLICDARSGRSHDRRALCGHIEARIDGAAPTPQTWRAWLYNGLSVSVSMLMQIPQVAYQIPKFVMGLG
- the LOC125067161 gene encoding sphingomyelin phosphodiesterase isoform X2 yields the protein MSAILPYIHHLSSLISVMIIRIPWRLQIVIAFLITTISGNPLFLQQSGRNIKPVIKWRPPMDTWNWTETPRNEEPFFKPSNFTHKLPPSANETELIAHMAALKRNYSRLLWDSDKSSNLPLFVDKALKLLNLKQVYYEVEHSVMSKVSCTACKAGAGLLQHYMRLGKSKEEINKMIYQFCVSLNIQSARVCEGITRLFGSEVVYVLKRITIGPDEICSFVIGDACGDVYNPYHEWEVAFPPVPKPAVRALEAPIEKAPTFKVLQISDTHFDPYYAEGANAECNEPLCCRASSGPALTPGGGAGRWGDYRKCDTPKRTIDHMLKHIADTHTDIDYILWTGDLPPHDVWNQTKEENLKVLQETVAQMSDMFPGVPIFPALGNHESSPVNSFPPPYISSSESNIAWLYNELDAQWRRWLPAGVSHTVRRGAFYSVLVRPGFRIISLNMNYCNNKNWWLLLNSTDPATELQWFIYELQSAEFNGEKVHIIGHIPPGHSDCLKVWSRNYYAIINRYESTITAQFFGHTHFDEFEVFYDPNDLGRATSIAYVGPSVSPYYDLNLGYRIYYVDGDHDATTRLVVDHETWIMNLKEANLFGYPIWYKLYSTRSAYMMPSLRPQDWDKFIDDMTSKEDVFNLYHKHYWKNSPRRGTCDGECRKRLICDARSGRSHDRRALCGHIEARIDGAAPTPQTWRAWLYNGLSVSPSVQQV
- the LOC125067161 gene encoding sphingomyelin phosphodiesterase isoform X3; amino-acid sequence: MIIRIPWRLQIVIAFLITTISGNPLFLQQSGRNIKPVIKWRPPMDTWNWTETPRNEEPFFKPSNFTHKLPPSANETELIAHMAALKRNYSRLLWDSDKSSNLPLFVDKALKLLNLKQVYYEVEHSVMSKVSCTACKAGAGLLQHYMRLGKSKEEINKMIYQFCVSLNIQSARVCEGITRLFGSEVVYVLKRITIGPDEICSFVIGDACGDVYNPYHEWEVAFPPVPKPAVRALEAPIEKAPTFKVLQISDTHFDPYYAEGANAECNEPLCCRASSGPALTPGGGAGRWGDYRKCDTPKRTIDHMLKHIADTHTDIDYILWTGDLPPHDVWNQTKEENLKVLQETVAQMSDMFPGVPIFPALGNHESSPVNSFPPPYISSSESNIAWLYNELDAQWRRWLPAGVSHTVRRGAFYSVLVRPGFRIISLNMNYCNNKNWWLLLNSTDPATELQWFIYELQSAEFNGEKVHIIGHIPPGHSDCLKVWSRNYYAIINRYESTITAQFFGHTHFDEFEVFYDPNDLGRATSIAYVGPSVSPYYDLNLGYRIYYVDGDHDATTRLVVDHETWIMNLKEANLFGYPIWYKLYSTRSAYMMPSLRPQDWDKFIDDMTSKEDVFNLYHKHYWKNSPRRGTCDGECRKRLICDARSGRSHDRRALCGHIEARIDGAAPTPQTWRAWLYNGLSVSVSMLMQIPQVAYQIPKFVMGLG
- the LOC125067161 gene encoding sphingomyelin phosphodiesterase isoform X4, whose translation is MSAILPYIHHLSSLISVMIIRIPWRLQIVIAFLITTISGNPLFLQQSGRNIKPVIKWRPPMDTWNWTETPRNEEPFFKPSNFTHKLPPSANETELIAHMAALKRNYSRLLWDSDKSSNLPLFVDKALKLLNLKQVYYEVEHSVMSKVSCTACKAGAGLLQHYMRLGKSKEEINKMIYQFCVSLNIQSARVCEGITRLFGSEVVYVLKRITIGPDEICSFVIGDACGDVYNPYHEWEVAFPPVPKPAVRALEAPIEKAPTFKVLQISDTHFDPYYAEGANAECNEPLCCRASSGPALTPGGGAGRWGDYRKCDTPKRTIDHMLKHIADTHTDIDYILWTGDLPPHDVWNQTKEENLKVLQETVAQMSDMFPGVPIFPALGNHESSPVNSFPPPYISSSESNIAWLYNELDAQWRRWLPAGVSHTVRRGAFYSVLVRPGFRIISLNMNYCNNKNWWLLLNSTDPATELQWFIYELQSAEFNGEKVHIIGHIPPGHSDCLKVWSRNYYAIINRYESTITAQFFGHTHFDEFEVFYDPNDLGRATSIAYVGPSVSPYYDLNLGYRIYYVDGDHDATTRLVVDHETWIMNLKEANLFGYPIWYKLYSTRSAYMMPSLRPQDWDKFIDDMTSKEDVFNLYHKHYWKNSPRRGTCDGECRKRLICDARSGRSHDRRALCGHIEARIDGAAPTPQTWRAWLYNGLSVS